CTTTTCACGGCAGACAGTTCCGATTTATGATTAGCACTTGCAGAATATGCTATAATAAAACCATGAATAACACGATTAAAGCAAAGCTGGAGCTCTTACCAGATAGTCCAGGATGCTATTTACATAAAGATAAAAATGGGACGGTTATCTATGTAGGGAAGGCGAAAAATCTGAAAAATCGCGTACGCTCCTATTTTCATGGCTCCCATAATACAAAGACTGAGCTTTTAGTCAGTGAGATTGAAGATTTAGAATGGATTGTGGTTGAATCAAACATTGAGTCTTTGGTTCTTGAAATTAACTTGATTCAACGATATAAGCCCAAATATAATATCATGCTTAAGGATGATAAGTATTATCCTTTTCTCATGATTACAAATGAAAAATATCCACGTTTGATGATTACCCGTCGTGTCAAGAAAGATGGGGCAATGTATTTTGGACCTTATCCCGATGTTAAAGCAGCCAATGAAGTCAAGCGCCTCTTAGACCGTATCTTTCCTTTTCGAAAATGTGGTTTGCATGAAAAGAAAGTCTGTTTCTATTATCATATCCATCAGTGTCTTTGTCCAGTCGTTAATCATGTAGATCCTCAAGTTTATAAAGACATGGCTCAAGAAGTCAAACATTTTTTAACAGGGGATGATAAAAAAATTATCAATGAACTGAAAGAAAGAATGTTTGCAGCTTCGGAAAAAATGGAATTTGAGCAAGCGGCAGAATACCGTGATGTAATTAATTCTATCGGGACTTTGAGAACGAAACAACGTGTCATGAACCACGATTTAAAAGACCGTGATGTTTTTGGTTACTACGTGGATAAAGGCTGGATGGGTGTGCAGGTCTTCTTCGTACGCCAAGGTAAAATGATTCAACGTGATGTCAATATGTTTCCTTATTATAATGATGCAGAAGATGATTTTTTAACTTATATCGGACAGTTTTATCAAGAAGCTGCACACATGGTACCCAAAGAAATTTTAGTGCCCTCAGAAATTGATGCAGAGGCTGTTGAGGCAGTAACACAAACCAAAGTTCTCAAACCAAGCCGTGGAGAGAAGAAGCAACTTGTAGCAATGGCGACTAAGAATGCACGCACCCAGCTACAATTGAAATTTGACCTTCTCGAAAAAGACCTGATTAAAACTCAAGGTGCTATCGAAAATCTCGGGAAAATTCTCAACATTCCTACACCAGTTAGAATCGAATCGTTCGATAACTCTAACATAATGGGAACTTCACCCGTATCAGCAATGGTTGTCTTTATCAATGGCAAGCCTTCCAAGAAAGATTATCGGAAATACAAGATCAAAACTGTCGAAGGGGCAGATGATTATGCATCAATGCGTGAAGTGATTACGCGACGTTATAGTCGGGCTATGCGTGAAGGAACGGCTTTACCCGATTTGATTGCAATGGATGGTGGTGCTGGACAAGTCAATGCAGCTAAGGCTATTTTGAAAGAAATAGGTTTAGATATTCCTGTTGCAGGTATGGCTAAAAATGATAAACACCAAACCAGCGAGTTACTTTTTGGTGATCCTTTGGAAGTTGTACCGCTGAGTCGCCAATCGCAAGAATTCTTTCTCCTCCAACGTATTCAAGATGAAGTCCATCGCTTTGCGATTACTTTTCACCGGCAAGTTCGTGGGAAAAATACTTTTTCTTCAAAACTGGATGGTATTACAGGACTTGGACCCAAACGTAAGCAAAAATTAATGACGACCTTCAAGTCACTGAAAGCCATTTCTGAAGCTGATGTTGCTCAGGTCGCTGAAGCAGGCGTACCGTATGATGTCGCTGAACGGGTCAAGGAAGTTTTGAGCAAAGAAAATTAAAGATAAATTCATAAAGCAAATCAAAAATGATTTGCTTTTGTTATTATTAGTGTCTTATCTTGGACAAGGAGGTAAACTAGGCTATTTTTGTGTGAAAACTTGTTATAATAGAGCTTATGAATAAAACCGAAATAGAAAAGTTCCAGCAGGATTTATTAGGATGGTACAATATCCATAAAAAGCCTTTGCCATGGCGGAAAAACACCGAGGCTTATTCTGTTTGGATTTCTGAAATTATGTCTCAACAAACACAGGTTGAAACAGTTATGCCCTATTATCTGCGCTTTATGGAAAAGTATCCTAAGATTGAGGATTTGGCGGCAGCAGATGATGATGAGCTTCTAAAACTTTGGGAAGGTTTGGGTTATTACTCGCGCGCACGTAATTTAAAAATTGCTGCTCAGCAAGTCATGACAGAATTTCAAGGACAATTTCCTGATGCATTAAAAGATATTCAAAGTTTGCAGGGAATTGGCCCTTATACAGCAGCCGCTATTGCTTCAATTTCTTTTGGCTTACCCGAACCCGCCATTGATGGTAATTTGATGCGCGTGACGAGTCGATTATTTGAGATTGATGCAGATATTTCTAAGGCTGCTTCTCGGAAAATATTTGATGAAAAGCTAAGAGAGCTTATTTCGGAAGAACATCCAGGAGATTTTAACCAAGCACTCATGGACATTGGTTCTATGGTTTGCACCCCCAAAATTGCCAAATGCGAGATCTGTCCATTAGCTGCCTATTGTCAAGCCAGACCTAAAGGTACTCAACTGAAGTATCCTGTCAAAAGTAAAAAGATTAAGCAGCAGCACATTTACTACAATGCTTATGCGTTAAAAAATACACAAGGCGAATACTATCTCCAAAGACGTCCGACCACAGGCCTACTTGCGAATATGTGGACTTTTCCGATGCAGGAAATTTCCAAGGAAGACTTTGATAATGAGACATTATTATTGCCAACCGATCTGCCAGACAGTGTCTCACGTATGATTAAAGTTGGAGAAATTACACATGTTTTTTCTCACTTGAAGTGGTTTGTTCAAATTATTGAATGTATCCCTGAGGAAAACTTTAGTGTTCAAGAAGAAAAACTGGATGAAAATCAACTTTGGGTAAAATTGACGGACCTTTCAAAAGTCGCTCTACCTACGCCACAAGTCAAAATGTTTAAGTTTTTCAAAGATTAGTTTCCACTTTATAAATGCAAACGTTTTACTTTTTTGGTATAATTATAGGAGTTTAGAAAAAAGACTTTTTGTGAATATATTATCAAGAAGTCAAAATAATGGAGGCAATCATGACAACTATTGATTTTACTGCAGAAGTAGAAAAGCGCAAAGACGCAATGCTCGAAGATTTGTTTGAACTTCTTCGTATCGATTCAGCAATGGACATGGACAATGCGGACAAAGAAAACCCATTTGGCCCTGGACCTCGTAAAGCCCTTGACAAATTCTTGGAATTGGCTGAACGTGATGGCTACCAAACTAAAAACTATGATAACTATGTAGGTCACTTTGAATACGGAGAAGGCGATGAAGTTTTAGGTATCTTCGGTCACTTGGACGTTGTTCCTGCTGGTTCTGGTTGGGATTCAAACCCATTTGAACCTGAAATCCGTAACGGCAACCTTTACGCACGTGGTGCTTCAGACGATAAAGGCCCAACTATGGCTTGTTACTATGGTTTGAAAATCTTGAAAGACCTTGGTGTGCCATTGTCTAAAAAAATCCGTTTCATCGTTGGTACAAACGAAGAAACAGGTTGGAAAGATATGGATTACTACTTTGAACACTGTGAATTGCCATTGCCAGATTTCGGATTCTCACCAGATGCTGAATTCCCAATCATCAATGGTGAAAAAGGTAACGTTACAGAATACCTTCACTTTGACGGAAAAAATGCTGGCGCTGTAGTACTCCACTCTTTCAAAGCTGGTTTGGCTGAAAACATGGTTCCTGAATCTGCAACTGCAGTAATCTCAGGTGCGACAGATCTCCAAGCAAAATTGGAAGCTTTTGTGGCTGAAAATGCAGACAAAAACTTGCGTTTTGACCTTGAAGAAGCTGACGGTAAAGCAACAGTAACAGTTTATGGTAAATCTGCACACGGTGCAATGCCATTTAAAGGAATTAACGGTGCAACTTACCTTGCTAAATTCCTTAACCAATTTGACTTTGAAGCTGGTGCAGCTGCATACATCAAACTTGCTGCTGAAACATTGATCGATGACCACGAAGGCGAAAAATTAGGCACAGCCTACAATGATGACCTTATGGGCGCAACTTCAATGAATGCTGGTGTTTGGAACTTTGATGAAAATGGTGAAGGTACAATTGCATTGAACTTCCGTTTCCCACAAGGTACTGACCAACATAAAATCAAAGCAGTTCTTGAAGCGCTTGAAGGCGTAAAAGAAGTAACAATGAACGATCACGTGATGGAACCTCACTATGTACCAATGGAAGATGAACTTGTTTCTACATTGATCAGCGTTTACGAAAAACACACTGGCCTTAAAGGTTACGAAACAGTAATCGGTGGTGGTACATTCGGTCGTCTCCTTAAACGTGGTGTTGCTTATGGCGCAATGTTTGAAGGTGAAGAAGATACAATGCACCAAGCAAATGAGTACAAACCATTGGATGCACTCTTCAAATCAGCAGTTATCTATGCTGAAGCAATTTACGAATTGGCTAAATAATAAGAGAACATTAAAATCCTCCTAGCGGGGATTTTTTTATATATTTTTTTATGAAATTTAATTCCATTCTTTTAGAAAAATAATCCAAGATAAATTCAGTTAAACAGCGGTTTTACGGGATTTATCTTTTTTTATTTAAAAATAATGTGAAAAAATCCCAGTAAACAGTTGAAATAAAGTTTTGGATATGTTAAAATGAATGCGTTAACAAAAGAAATAAAGTTTTCAGAAATAGAGAGGTGTTTATGTTTGGCTTTTCAATTTTTATGAATGAAGATCTTTCTGAAAAAGATATTCAGTATATAAAAAAAATGAAACAGGCAGGATTCAAAGGGATATTTACTTCGATGCATATTCCGGAAGATGATGCTCAAGCGTATAAAAAACGCTTAGAAAAATTAGGTGCTTGTGCTAAAGCAAACCAATTGGAACTGATGGTAGATATTTCAGGGGAAGCCTTGGAACGTGCAGGTTACTCATTTGATCATTTAGAAGAACTTATTCATCATGGTGTCACAGGTTTACGGATGGATTATCATATTGACAATGAACAGATTGCCAAAGCCAGCCATAAAATAAAGATTAGTTTAAATGCCAGCACATTGGTAGAGGATGAGATTGAGGAACTAAGGAGAATGGAGGCTAATTTTGCTCATTTAGAAGCTTGTCACAACTACTATCCGCGTCCCGAAACTGGTCTGGATAGGGAATATTTTCTCAAGCAGAATCAATGGTTGCAAAAATATGGTCTTAAGCGCGTTGCTTTTGTTGCTGGCGATGCTCAGAAACGTTTACCTTTAAGACTTGGACTTCCGACACTCGAAAACCATCGTGATAGACATCCGTTGGCTGCGGCTCTTGAATTATTAAAGGATGATACGGATGAAGTGTACATTGGAGATGGTGATTTAGCAGCAACAACAATTGATCAGTTTGAAAATTATCTGCAGTGGGATAAAATAGTTTTACATGTAGAAAATAATGCTTCAGCTTATTTTACTTCAGTCTTAGGAGAGCATGACAATAGGAATGATCAATCTCCTGGACTGATCAGAAGTGCAAATGCCCGCTTTAAGAAGGTAGAACAGATCCACAAAGAACACACAGAAAAGCGTAACAAAGGTGCTGTAACACTGGATAATGAACTGTATGGACGTTATATGGGCGAAACACAAGTATGTAAAAAAGCACTTCCAGCTCACCCTAATATTAACGTTGTAGCATATGTTATTGAAAAAGACAGAGACTTACTTGATGTGATTTACTCAAAACAAAAGTTTGAATTAAAAGAAAAGGAAATAAAATGAATTTAGAAAAATTAACAACAGAGCGACGTAACGAAGAAACTTTTGGATTGGACGAAATGTCGGTCTCAACTGCTCTCGAAAAAATGAATAAGGAAGATAAAAAAGTTGCAGAAGCTGTAGAAAAAGCACTTCCGATGATTGAACCTGTGATTGAAAAAACGATTGAAAGTTTCAATCATGGTGGCCGACTTATTTATCTCGGTGCGGGGACAAGCGGACGTTTGGGCGTACTTGATGCTGCAGAGTGTGTCCCGACGTTTGGAGTTGAGGCAAGTATGGTTGTGGGTCTCATTGCTGGAGGCGAGAAAGCTATGACGCTCGCTGTGGAAGGTGCAGAGGATGACCTTGAGCTTGGCAAACAAGACTTGATTGATCTTCAATTAACCAAAAATGACATGCTGATTGGTATTGCAGCAAGTGGACGTACCCCTTATGTGATTGGCGCTCTTGATTATGCGAAGAGTATTGGGGCACACACAGGTTCTCTAGCGTGTAATATGAATGCTGAAATTAGCCAACATGCTGACTTCCCTATCGAAGTGGACTGTGGCGCTGAATTTTTGACAGGTTCAACCCGCCTCAAATCAGGTACAGCACAAAAATTAATTTTGAATATGATTTCGACAATAGCGATGATTGGTATTGGAAAAGTCTACAACAACTTAATGGTTGATGTGCGTCCGACAAATGAGAAATTAGTGGAACGTAGCAAACGTATCATTATGCAAGCTACAGAATGTGATTATCAGACAGCAGAAAAGACTTTTATCCAAGCGGAAGAAGATGTCAAACTGGCGATTGTCATGATCTTAACCAATAGCGCAAAAGATGAGGCGCAAGAAAAACTCGTACAGGCAAAAGGATTCATTAAAAATACATTGAGCTAATAAATAAAAATTAGGAGATGAAGATGGCAGAAGATAAAGTAACACGTATTGCACGGCAAATTTACGAAGAAATTGGTGGACCAGAAAACGTTCAAAGTTTAGTTCATTGTATGACGCGCGTTCGACTTTCAATGATTGACGAAACAAAAGTAGATCTTGAAAAACTCAAAGCTATTGATGGTGTTATGGGAGTTGTTGAAGGTGAAACGTTACAAGTTATTGTTGGACCAGGAACAGTCAATAAGGTAGCCCAAAAAATGGTGGATACCGTGGGTGTTAAGCTTGGCGAACAGTTTCCACACTCAGCAGGACTCAGTCTTGAGGATCGTGCAGCTCTAACGAAAAAAGCAGCCAAGGAAAAATACAACAAGCCTTCCAAAATAAAAGAAGTGCTGAACTCGATTTCACGTATTTTTACACCGTTGATTCCTGCCTTTGTCGGTGCTGGTCTTATTGGTGGTATTGCATCTATCCTTGCAAACTTAATCACCGCAGGTACAATTGATGGTGCGACTTTTGCACAGATTGTTGCTGTCCTAGGTGTAATCCAAAAGGGTATTTTCGCCTACTTGGTCATCTATGTGGGGATTAATGCTGCAACCGAGTTTGGTGCTACGCCTTCACTTGGGGGTGTTATTGGTGCTGTGACGATGTTGACGGGGATTACACCAGAAGCACCAATTAACAATATCTTTACAGGTCAGCCCTTATCTGCACAACAAGGGGGGATCATTGGCGTTATCTTTGCTGTATGGCTTTTGTCCCTTGTGGAAAAGAATTTACGGAAAGTTATTCCAGATTCTATTGACATTATCGTTACTCCAACGCTGTCTCTTCTTGCTATCGGACTTTTAACGATTTTCTTCATCATGCCTGTTGCGGGAACAATTTCAACATCTTTGGTGGGTGGAATTAATGCCGTACTTAAT
This window of the Lactococcus garvieae subsp. garvieae genome carries:
- the uvrC gene encoding excinuclease ABC subunit UvrC → MNNTIKAKLELLPDSPGCYLHKDKNGTVIYVGKAKNLKNRVRSYFHGSHNTKTELLVSEIEDLEWIVVESNIESLVLEINLIQRYKPKYNIMLKDDKYYPFLMITNEKYPRLMITRRVKKDGAMYFGPYPDVKAANEVKRLLDRIFPFRKCGLHEKKVCFYYHIHQCLCPVVNHVDPQVYKDMAQEVKHFLTGDDKKIINELKERMFAASEKMEFEQAAEYRDVINSIGTLRTKQRVMNHDLKDRDVFGYYVDKGWMGVQVFFVRQGKMIQRDVNMFPYYNDAEDDFLTYIGQFYQEAAHMVPKEILVPSEIDAEAVEAVTQTKVLKPSRGEKKQLVAMATKNARTQLQLKFDLLEKDLIKTQGAIENLGKILNIPTPVRIESFDNSNIMGTSPVSAMVVFINGKPSKKDYRKYKIKTVEGADDYASMREVITRRYSRAMREGTALPDLIAMDGGAGQVNAAKAILKEIGLDIPVAGMAKNDKHQTSELLFGDPLEVVPLSRQSQEFFLLQRIQDEVHRFAITFHRQVRGKNTFSSKLDGITGLGPKRKQKLMTTFKSLKAISEADVAQVAEAGVPYDVAERVKEVLSKEN
- the mutY gene encoding A/G-specific adenine glycosylase; this translates as MNKTEIEKFQQDLLGWYNIHKKPLPWRKNTEAYSVWISEIMSQQTQVETVMPYYLRFMEKYPKIEDLAAADDDELLKLWEGLGYYSRARNLKIAAQQVMTEFQGQFPDALKDIQSLQGIGPYTAAAIASISFGLPEPAIDGNLMRVTSRLFEIDADISKAASRKIFDEKLRELISEEHPGDFNQALMDIGSMVCTPKIAKCEICPLAAYCQARPKGTQLKYPVKSKKIKQQHIYYNAYALKNTQGEYYLQRRPTTGLLANMWTFPMQEISKEDFDNETLLLPTDLPDSVSRMIKVGEITHVFSHLKWFVQIIECIPEENFSVQEEKLDENQLWVKLTDLSKVALPTPQVKMFKFFKD
- the pepV gene encoding dipeptidase PepV, which produces MTTIDFTAEVEKRKDAMLEDLFELLRIDSAMDMDNADKENPFGPGPRKALDKFLELAERDGYQTKNYDNYVGHFEYGEGDEVLGIFGHLDVVPAGSGWDSNPFEPEIRNGNLYARGASDDKGPTMACYYGLKILKDLGVPLSKKIRFIVGTNEETGWKDMDYYFEHCELPLPDFGFSPDAEFPIINGEKGNVTEYLHFDGKNAGAVVLHSFKAGLAENMVPESATAVISGATDLQAKLEAFVAENADKNLRFDLEEADGKATVTVYGKSAHGAMPFKGINGATYLAKFLNQFDFEAGAAAYIKLAAETLIDDHEGEKLGTAYNDDLMGATSMNAGVWNFDENGEGTIALNFRFPQGTDQHKIKAVLEALEGVKEVTMNDHVMEPHYVPMEDELVSTLISVYEKHTGLKGYETVIGGGTFGRLLKRGVAYGAMFEGEEDTMHQANEYKPLDALFKSAVIYAEAIYELAK
- a CDS encoding DUF871 domain-containing protein, whose amino-acid sequence is MFGFSIFMNEDLSEKDIQYIKKMKQAGFKGIFTSMHIPEDDAQAYKKRLEKLGACAKANQLELMVDISGEALERAGYSFDHLEELIHHGVTGLRMDYHIDNEQIAKASHKIKISLNASTLVEDEIEELRRMEANFAHLEACHNYYPRPETGLDREYFLKQNQWLQKYGLKRVAFVAGDAQKRLPLRLGLPTLENHRDRHPLAAALELLKDDTDEVYIGDGDLAATTIDQFENYLQWDKIVLHVENNASAYFTSVLGEHDNRNDQSPGLIRSANARFKKVEQIHKEHTEKRNKGAVTLDNELYGRYMGETQVCKKALPAHPNINVVAYVIEKDRDLLDVIYSKQKFELKEKEIK
- the murQ gene encoding N-acetylmuramic acid 6-phosphate etherase; the encoded protein is MNLEKLTTERRNEETFGLDEMSVSTALEKMNKEDKKVAEAVEKALPMIEPVIEKTIESFNHGGRLIYLGAGTSGRLGVLDAAECVPTFGVEASMVVGLIAGGEKAMTLAVEGAEDDLELGKQDLIDLQLTKNDMLIGIAASGRTPYVIGALDYAKSIGAHTGSLACNMNAEISQHADFPIEVDCGAEFLTGSTRLKSGTAQKLILNMISTIAMIGIGKVYNNLMVDVRPTNEKLVERSKRIIMQATECDYQTAEKTFIQAEEDVKLAIVMILTNSAKDEAQEKLVQAKGFIKNTLS